The following coding sequences are from one Granulicella arctica window:
- a CDS encoding TIGR00282 family metallophosphoesterase — MKILFVGDVFGAPGRHIVREHLPHVLETHQVDLLVINGENSAGGFGITPSLAEELFDLGAHVITTGNHIWDKREIFGYMTVPADSHERGRRVLRPANYAHGTPGFGVYQGELPNGQAYAVINLQGRVFMSSCDDPFRKADELLSQVTAKVILVDLHAEASSEKVALGWYLDGRVTALLGTHTHIPTADERVLPQGTAYQTDVGMSGSYDSVIGVETELVLQRFLTGMPGKFEAAKGNAKMCAALITCDGATGRASHIQRIMLGE, encoded by the coding sequence TATCGTCCGCGAACACTTGCCCCACGTCCTCGAGACCCACCAGGTCGATCTGCTCGTCATCAACGGCGAAAACTCCGCCGGCGGCTTCGGCATCACGCCCTCGCTCGCCGAAGAGCTCTTCGACCTCGGCGCCCACGTCATCACCACCGGAAACCACATCTGGGACAAGCGCGAGATCTTCGGCTACATGACCGTCCCCGCCGACTCCCACGAGCGCGGCCGCCGCGTCCTCCGCCCCGCCAACTACGCCCACGGAACCCCCGGCTTCGGCGTCTATCAGGGAGAGCTTCCGAACGGCCAGGCTTACGCCGTCATCAACCTCCAGGGCCGCGTCTTCATGTCCTCCTGCGACGACCCCTTCCGCAAAGCCGACGAGCTCCTCAGCCAGGTCACCGCCAAGGTCATCCTCGTCGACCTCCACGCCGAAGCCTCCAGCGAAAAGGTCGCCCTCGGCTGGTACCTCGACGGCCGCGTCACCGCTCTCCTCGGCACCCACACCCACATCCCCACCGCCGACGAGCGCGTCCTCCCGCAAGGCACCGCCTACCAGACCGACGTCGGCATGTCCGGCTCCTACGACTCCGTCATCGGCGTCGAAACCGAGCTCGTCCTCCAGCGCTTCCTCACCGGCATGCCCGGCAAGTTCGAAGCCGCCAAAGGCAACGCCAAGATGTGCGCCGCCCTCATCACCTGCGACGGAGCCACCGGCCGCGCCAGCCACATCCAGCGCATCATGCTCGGCGAGTAG